A genomic window from Streptomyces leeuwenhoekii includes:
- a CDS encoding head decoration protein produces MDIQPLTTQETVTADRRWLMSTFGTETNKTITLDTSTFTEHTHWLPTNRHVNQRVLKSGLPLGRITASGLYGIYDSAATDGREVFAGLLETETAYNPTSTKVGAALRIIGDIDASKLPVAFTPPAAANRTDSLHFSNLA; encoded by the coding sequence ATGGACATCCAGCCGCTCACCACGCAGGAAACCGTCACCGCGGACCGTCGCTGGCTGATGTCGACGTTCGGCACCGAGACCAACAAGACCATCACCCTCGACACCAGCACCTTCACCGAGCACACCCACTGGCTGCCGACCAACCGGCACGTCAACCAGCGCGTCCTGAAGTCCGGCCTGCCCCTCGGCCGGATCACCGCCTCCGGGCTGTACGGCATCTACGACTCCGCCGCCACCGACGGCCGCGAGGTCTTCGCCGGCCTCCTCGAGACGGAGACCGCCTACAACCCCACCTCGACGAAGGTCGGCGCCGCGCTCCGCATCATCGGCGACATCGACGCCTCCAAGCTCCCCGTCGCGTTCACGCCGCCCGCCGCCGCGAACCGCACCGACTCCCTCCACTTCTCCAACCTGGCCTGA